A region of the Numenius arquata chromosome 2, bNumArq3.hap1.1, whole genome shotgun sequence genome:
aaaaaccctaccacaaaatttatgatttttttcggCCACTGGAGAACGAGGCAGAAAGTCTCCCATGAGGCACACGAaagcctcccctcctcccccaacgaagggaggaagagaaggcggtaGCGCAAACCGccgccttctccttctcctcgcttcccttctccttccccacccagcCCTGTCCcgtcccattccatcccatcctaTACCGCTCCTCTCACCCCTCCGCCCGGCCGGGGCGGCCCGGCTCCCTCCCGCTGCAGCGGCCTCTATAACCCCCTCGCTCCTTGCCGCCGCGGCCCCACCGCCATCTTGAACGGGGACCGAGTGGCGCGCCGCCGTAAAGCGCGACTGCCGCGCCGCGCGGAACGACGCTCCAGAAGCGAGGCCTTTAGCGCGCCTCCCCCCAACTCTATGATTCCGCTGCTCTTTTCTGCCCCACGCGGCGGCTCCTCTATGGTGGGGCCGGCGGATGAGCcgcggggggagggggcgtggctcgACGCACGGCGCGCGTCAGGGATCACGTGAACGGCGTGGGCCGTTGGGAGCGGCTGTTGGGTCCGGCCCCTCAGGCGGCGGAGCGGGAGAGGGGATGGGACCTGGCGGTGATCtgccggtgccggcggcgggggaAGGCGCAGTTAGGGAGGGGTATGGGGAGTAGGGCGCCTCTAGGATGGGGGAGCTCTGCGGCCGATTCTGGAAATCGGCTGGGACAGAAGGGAAGCGCTTCAGTGCGGCCGCTGTTCCCCCGTGCTCTACTGGGGAGAGCCTACAAAATgcgacccccccacccctctcctggAATAAGGTGGAGCTCAGGGGCATGTGAGAAACCTCCGGAATGAAGGCAgagagctgagggagcaggacTTCCTGGTGGACTCAGATACATGCGTTTCTGGTTGGGTTTGGTTCCCCTATGAGTGCAGCTGGCATCCCAGAGGCTCGTGCGAGCTGCTGTTTCGGGGGACTACTAGAGAAAAGTGGCTGGAAGACATTCGTTGGGCAGCTCAGGCCATACAAAGAAAACAGGAGTGCTAGTTTGCTTCCATGAGGCCCCTCAGGATCTGCTCTGCTAATTGTCTTTTCCTGCAGCCCCCACTGCCATGGAAGCCCCTGCAGCAAACTGGTGACCACCATTGCAGAGGCTGGTGGACACTTGGTGGCAACTGTTCTGCCTCATTTTTCAAAGTGCCTCTCCCAGTGAAAGTCCCCAGACACATGAAGAACCAGGATAAAGACACATGGAACATCTCCTTGGATACCAGTTGCATCAGTGTGAATAGGGAGAGGGCAAGCAATAAAGTGTGAGTGCAGGCTTAGAGAATTAACAAGCTGGAGGGAGATGTCGGATGGACATTTTTGTTATGTGCTGGGGGCAGAGTTGGTCTGATCTCTGAGCAAAATATGTAGACCACCTAGCTCTGGGTGGGTGCAACGCAATGTTGTTACCGTTTTTCAAATAATGGAGACTTAATTGGCAAACTTGGAACTTTATGAAGAATCATTGCAGGGTGGGTAAGAGCAAGACTATAAGCTGTGCATTACGTTAACACCAACGTTAGCCACAGACTGCACAAAATCCAAGTTGGGCATCCTCAGAGCCAGGGCTTTGGGAGCTTTCAGCGCCTAGGGAGTCTTGCTCACCGGGTACACAGCAGAGTCATCCCCACCTTGTGCCTCTTTGGCCTGTTCTTTTGTCTTGTTCTTGTTACCAGAAAGAATTTGTTGCAGGTTGCAACCATCCAGTGTTTCTAAACAGGTTTGAAAGCAGCTTAGGCTGGTTTTGCCTGATGTACGGTTTCTTTTCTTCACTGGGGCTGTTCTCATTTGGAACAAGCATATTatacagttttatttcttaatcCTTTGTCCACAACAGACTGAGCAGAGGGAGAATGCTTGGAGGGGTGTGACGGGAACGCTATGGCCACGCATATCCCTGTCATGTACCATGTcactggagaaggggacagcTGAGGCTTTGCAGAttggctgctcctcacaggacttgggGTCTTCTGTCATGACAGTACTGGATTCAGTGGGGACAGTGGTACTGCTGCAGCCCTAActgctttctcccagcaacgTCTGCTGACTTGAAGGACAATAGTCCTCTCACGTTTTTCACTTGGTATTTCTGTCACACCAAGAGGCAGCTCCAGTGAGTCTAGAGGAGAAGCATCATCACACTGGTTAACCCCAGACCGGTTATGACATCTTTGGTGGAACAAGTGTAGGACTGGTCAGATGGCTAGAGAGAGCAGGAATTATTTTGTGGGACAGAGTTTCAGTTCCCAAGCAGAAACAGAGCTAAGCTGTTTCTGCTCCACTGGGTGCTCTCCCCTGCATCTAGCCAGTTAAACGCATGCTGCACTCAATCTGAATATATACCTGTCAGTAATGCAAGTAAATCCCATTGATCTTCTTATTGCTAGAGTTGGGGGAAAGAGTTTAGGAAGGTCCCAAGCTGATCATCAGGTTTTTTTACCTCAAAACCACCCTGTTACGGCTGGATGTTGCCATACCTCTCTATAAGGTCATGGGCTGCCCTCCTAGCTGACTGGGGATGCTGGCCTGGCCTCTGTGAGCTCACAACCTCCTACCTCAtaagcagagggacaagctgcCACTCACCAGCCTCCAACATCTTCCACATCTTCCACCATCTCATGAGCATGAGGACACCTGCCACAGCTGCTGTTGCAGGCAAGCTAGCTTTCCTTTAAGCCCACCAGGAACAAGGATCTATCCAGAGGTGAATAGAAAATGCGTATCTTTATGTTCCTCATTGCACTTCTCCTGACACTGCTTGGAATTTGCTTTCAAGAAAATGTGGACAAACTGCCTGAAAAGTACAACAGATCTGGTTTTATTTGACTCCGCTATTCTCATACGGCAGTGATTGGCAATATCGCAAAGATACATACAGAGCTggtgttttttcttcctaaattaaaATGTACATTTGCAAATAGAAAGTCAGCAGGAGCCAGGACCTCCTGCCTCTCCAACGCTCAAATATTGCTGTTCTGCTGATTGACAGTCTCTTGCCTCCAAACAAGTACCTCTAAATTGAGTGCCACTTGTGTCAGGAGAAGGGAGATGATATCACAAAAATGGTGTTTCAGGTCACTATGTCACCCACCACAATACGTCCTGTGAGGCAAGGCAGTGCTTTTTGCCTCCTCTGAATTGCCTCTCCTGACCCACATCACACAGACTGTGGCTTGTGCTGGTCCCAGGTTGTCAGTCTCTGACACCCATCCATGCTCCTGAACCCTGGGCTTTCTCCCCGATGGCTGAGAGCGCTACTCGAGAGCCAACAGCTGCGTTGCCATCTAGTGGCTTTTGAACACAAAAGCAGAGAGGAGTCGGAAAAGATGATTAAGAGtgggaacagtaaaaaaaaaacaaactaaaccacCAAAACCTGGAATGGAAGGGTTATGAAGCCAATGGAGAGCTTCCCTGTTGTAATCTCACCCTTCTCTTTACTTTTACAGGCACGAGCTAGTAATTAATCTAATCATGTTATATTGCTAATATTGAATATTAACTAAAAGTATGAATTTGGGTATGCCTTTAGTATGAGGGAAGGTGGTACTAAAAAAGGAATCTATACACAATCCTACTAGATCAGTCTATCGTGGATATTAAAAGGAATTTATAAATTGCAGCTATAATGAAGATTTTAATCTTTATTCGTTATTTGATTTAAGATTGTTTTTtcagacagaacaaaaaaaaaaaaaaaacaagtgcagGAAAGAgaggacttaaaatattcagcgacatttttatcaatttttaaattaccctttttttttccaaagatcaaagcaaaaaaactcaaaccacagCAAATCAGAGCAGGAGACTTCAAATCATGTTCTTGCTTCCAgcattgtttttaaaaaccaaaaagtaagGACATTTGGTAGCATATTGTGAAATGCAGACTCTGAGCACGCTCTTGGCAGTCCCACATCAGTGGGACTGAGTGAAGCACGTGAAAATAAATTTAGTGGTTTAGTAGGGCTGTAATCCTAGAGACACTTGTACGTGTGTATAATCCCATGTCAAACAACAGAGCAGTGATTCTGCATAGAAATATTTACCTGTGGGTTGGCAGGAGCGCAGCATTACTGAGCATAAGAGGTTATTCATTCCTGGAACACTACAGTTGATTTCTCTCAGTTGTGGGGCAAGGTTGTGTATGTTTGCTTCTAAGCCCATGCTTCTCTTACCTTCTAATCTACTGGGACTAGAGTTTATTTAAAGAAGATCTCTGTCTGGCTCCTTagggagggatggggcaggaaaTAGCAGTTAAATATACTTCAGCTAATCGTTGTAAGCAGTTCAACAAAAAGGGAATTCAGCCTATCAGATTTAGCAGCACTAAACCACACTAAGAGTTTAGCAACCAGAGCTGTCCTGATGAGCCCTCCAGGTGATGACATGGACATGGAATTTGTTTTCTCCCATCATGTTGTCATCTTTGATACAGaaaaacataaagagaaaaatcacaccTTCTCACCACTGCTGCTCCAGCAGTGAATATTATTGTCACTAGGATGAATGACATTTCAAGGTTATCTATAATGAATTCCAGAAAACAGCTGAAGCAAAGGTATGAAATATTGGAAGCATTGCCTCCCAGAAGCACCTATAAGCGCATTCCCTACTAATATATTTCAGTGCCAATTCCCTGATCTGTCACATCTCTTGCTCTGTTGCCACTAATAAGAAAAAACGCCATCAGTAGTTCATTTACCATAATGAATCAAAAAGGGTTCTGCAGACATAGCTGCTGCAGCCGCTGTCACAGCAGAAGAGAGAACTCTGACATTCATTCACTGAACCTGCTGTCTCACCAAAGAGGTCACTTCACGTATGGCATGCTGGTACTTTTCTGAAGCTGCTTTAAACTCAGCCAGGTGCTTCTCATAGCTTCTCACGGCTGTCAGAAGCTGATTCCTCTCCACTGCTCCCAGGATGGCGTGAAGGATCATTTCAATGCCAAGCCCGAGAACAGTGATGCTGATTCCCCCAAGAACAGATGCCCCAATCTGCGCAAGGAGACTGACGAGCTTGCTCACAGTGAGAGTCATAAGATTGGAGCCAAGCAGTTTGATAGCCACCATCCCAGCTGTTGAAGTCGCTTCTCCGAGAACAATTGAAAAAACTTTATGGGCTATTGCAattttctccagctcaggctctttgatgtcatagagtttcTGGTACAGCACAGGCTCCAGCTTTTCCTTCATGTCGCTATCAATCTTCTGTACCTGATGCTGAATCTCACTCATTGCTTGAATCATAATGTCGCAGTTTTCCTTGACGGTGCTGCTCTCTCTCATCTGAATGTGGGTAATGGTACAGCCCAGGTGTTCATTCAATACTCCAGCCAGCTCATTTGTTGCATGGAAATTTGTGGACATGCAGTCAAGCAATTCCTGGTGCAGATGGATCAATTCTTGCCTTCTCTTGGGGTTATCTGGGTACAAGAGGTCACTCAGCGCCATTCTTCAGAAATAGGTTActtcaagagagaaaagaaatctctTACTTTGTTCAACACCCAGAACCCTATCCCTTAAAGAGCAGTGAAATATCCTTTATCTCAGCCTCACTGCTTCTTTTTATACTCAGCACATCAAATCCCAAGGCATAGCTTGTAAATATAGAAATCTTAAGTCTTGTTTTGGTTCTTTAGCCAAATTATTGGAAAAGGACCTTATGAGACATTGGACATACTCAGAGCAACAAAAATAGCTCAAAAATATGTAATTAGCAGATTGGTAAAATGAACATAAGTAATTCTTCTCCTTGGAAACGGAAGATGGTAGAAGCTGAACTAGTTCACTAAAATCTGGAACAATCTCATCTAATCAGCAAAatctaaaataagcaaataagcaGTGCAAATGAAAGGCCTGTTCTAGACACACTTTTGTGTCAgcctatttttttcagttagtgGCATGGGATTTTTAAACAACTATGATGACTGGTGGAGTGGGCACAGTCTGTATCACCATAAGGGTGTTTTATGCCAGTGTAGCTTATTTCTCCTCACATTCAAGAGAAAATGTTACTATATAAGCACTCGGTGCTTATTCTAATAAACTCACACTTGGGAATTCATAGAGAATAGTAAAATTAGCTGTAATAAACCCATCCTAACCTATATCACCTTACACATACCTCTCACCATGTTTCTTTCCCTCATATTTAGCTCCTGTTCCCTCATTGTTTATTCACGTCCCCAATGTTGTAATTGATTCCCCATTGTTTTTTCACTCGTGAACATTAAACAGCTGCAGACACCCCCGTGATGTTCAGCGTGCTGTGTAAGCACCATCAGGTGCACCTACTCCAGCTGAATGTCTGTGATGGCACCATGCACCAGTTTGCAGGGACAGCCCTCCTTGTGCAGCCACACTCTCTCCATACTCTGGGTGTTCCTTTGTGGATCTAATATCAGCAGGTGCTCACAAAGGTCCTAGGACATGGCTGGGCAGAATATGTCCCTCTCTTCTTGCTCTACAGACCAGAGCACAAAATTTAACTTCTTCATTTTTTCAACCCCCCTAAACACTTCTGTCTAATCCTTATGGTCATTATTCTCCTCTGAGCTATCATTGCTTTGCCAGCAAAAGGgcatatttaatacatttttcttcatcGCCTGCCTGTCAATATGCAGAGTCCAAAAGTGACCGAGTTACCAGTGAGCCTAGAGTTACTCCTCATCACTAAGCTTCTGTAATCAGCTCTGTGCCACTGCATTTTAACCCATCACCAGCTGCAAAGTAAAAGTCCTTTAGCATGATTTTCACTTAAGTGCATGTGTCTTACTTTGCAAGAGGGGCAATCTATGAATGAGTAGGATGACTCATTTCTTTGTCAGTACTTTGGCATTCTCAGCCCTCTTATTGCAAATCTGGGCCAGTTTTATGCGGTGTTTCACATTTTTCCAAGATAAACTTCTTGCTGTTGGTGCCTACATATCACAGTTATAGCTACAAATGGTTTTGTGTAGGAGACCAGctagatttttcttcttaaatgagACCTTTGTGCCATTTTGGTCCTTTGTAATTCTTGCATTATCTGCTAACTGCAAATCATCTGACACTGACCCAGCTGTATTTTACTCAACACACCCTCCCCCACAAGATCACTGTAGAAAAACAGAATGATTTCAATAGTCCCCTGGCCAACTTTTAGTCTCAGTGTTGAAATACAAGCCAGtctgaagataattttttctaCAATGTTACTGCACAGTACTATACATTTCTTCCAGCTACTTACCTTGTAGCTCTGTCAAGAGAATAAACTCTTTAACacaactttcttttccttcaagctGGGGGGAGCAAAGTACATATACAGTAAAGATTTGTGATTTTCAGGAAACATAAAGCCATGTCAATACAAGGTAAGAATTCATATCAGTTCTGCCTCAGGGATGTTGTTGGCTTGCTCTCTGACTCAGTGTGATATTAGAACCTTTCCAGTCCAGTGATGTTTTGTTGAAAGGTCATatgtttttccttatttgtaGAAACTGAGAAGACAAAATGTTCTAAGAGGTATAACatttaaacaaacattttacaTACTAGGCAGGTGTGGAGGAGACTTTTAGCAACTATTCTTTAAGCATGATTATTTCAGCTTCCAATAACTGCTCTAGATTTTGTTTCTTAATGCTAAAATTAAGTCTTAATCTTCACATTAAAACTTTTGCTATTTTTTACAGTTGCTTTCTAGAATTAGGCAGGCCACATATATTTCCATATTTCTGACTATTTCTCCAGCTCCAGGGAGATTTTCTCCAGAAGCTTTTCTAATTAAACATTTAGACTACCTACCTGATTTTGTCTCAGTGCTCTTGCAATCAGCTGAATGTGTACGGGACActgactccatcctctttcccCTGTGTTCCTCTGGTGGTTTCCAGCAGCATGTGATGAGTTAGGGATC
Encoded here:
- the SMCO3 gene encoding single-pass membrane and coiled-coil domain-containing protein 3: MALSDLLYPDNPKRRQELIHLHQELLDCMSTNFHATNELAGVLNEHLGCTITHIQMRESSTVKENCDIMIQAMSEIQHQVQKIDSDMKEKLEPVLYQKLYDIKEPELEKIAIAHKVFSIVLGEATSTAGMVAIKLLGSNLMTLTVSKLVSLLAQIGASVLGGISITVLGLGIEMILHAILGAVERNQLLTAVRSYEKHLAEFKAASEKYQHAIREVTSLVRQQVQ